A region of Pyxidicoccus parkwaysis DNA encodes the following proteins:
- a CDS encoding serine/threonine protein kinase, which translates to MDTGESYFGKYRILQQLASGGMAHLLLASIDGPDGFSKPCVVKRILPEYANLEAFSRMFADEAKVAALLTHPNIVQVFDFGKIDGQYYLAMEWIQGQSLDRVLRHAWKGAFPLGPRVAVDVGLAISDALAYAHAKTLPDGTPLKLVHRDVTPGNVLVSRDGIVKLADFGIVKSSVNLERTVTGVVKGKYPYMSPEQITNRELDHRSDLYSLGIVLYEASTGKRLYKRDTVEATIMAASQAHVPPPSEHNPDFPPGLERILLKLLQREPDARYQSARELHVDLEKFRASQNWTSGGRELAMLVTKLCPPDPSGQMPTALPAFGSASTRTPSGAPGVKPHESSGLSRLTPSGTLPTQAQPPPTPGAAGFPWGIAVAAGVSALGTALFWYFAA; encoded by the coding sequence TTGGACACAGGAGAGAGCTATTTCGGCAAATACAGGATTCTCCAGCAGCTCGCGTCCGGCGGTATGGCGCACCTGCTGCTGGCATCCATTGACGGGCCGGACGGCTTCTCCAAGCCGTGCGTCGTCAAGCGCATCCTTCCCGAATACGCGAACCTGGAGGCCTTCAGCCGGATGTTCGCGGACGAGGCGAAGGTCGCCGCGCTGCTGACGCATCCGAACATCGTCCAGGTCTTCGACTTCGGGAAGATTGATGGCCAGTACTACCTGGCCATGGAGTGGATTCAGGGCCAGTCCCTGGACAGGGTGCTGCGCCACGCCTGGAAGGGCGCCTTCCCTCTGGGGCCCCGGGTGGCGGTGGACGTGGGGCTGGCCATCTCCGACGCGCTCGCGTACGCGCACGCGAAGACGCTGCCGGATGGCACGCCGCTGAAGCTGGTGCACCGCGACGTCACGCCGGGCAACGTGCTGGTGTCCCGCGACGGCATCGTCAAGCTGGCGGACTTCGGAATCGTGAAGAGCTCCGTCAACCTGGAGCGCACCGTCACCGGCGTGGTGAAGGGGAAGTACCCGTACATGTCGCCGGAGCAGATTACGAATCGCGAGCTGGACCACCGCTCGGATTTGTATTCGCTCGGCATCGTCCTCTACGAGGCCTCCACCGGGAAGCGCCTGTACAAGCGCGACACCGTGGAGGCCACCATCATGGCCGCGTCGCAGGCGCACGTGCCTCCGCCGTCCGAGCACAACCCGGACTTCCCGCCGGGCCTGGAGCGCATCCTCCTCAAGCTGCTGCAGCGGGAGCCGGACGCGCGCTACCAGAGCGCGCGCGAGCTGCACGTGGACCTGGAGAAGTTCCGCGCGTCGCAGAACTGGACGTCGGGCGGGCGCGAATTGGCCATGCTGGTGACGAAGCTGTGCCCGCCGGACCCGTCGGGGCAGATGCCCACGGCGCTGCCCGCGTTCGGCTCGGCCTCCACGCGTACGCCGAGCGGCGCTCCGGGCGTGAAGCCCCACGAGAGCTCCGGCCTCTCGCGCCTCACGCCGAGCGGCACGCTGCCCACGCAGGCGCAGCCGCCACCGACTCCTGGAGCAGCGGGCTTCCCGTGGGGTATCGCGGTGGCGGCGGGAGTGTCCGCCCTGGGCACCGCGCTGTTCTGGTACTTCGCCGCCTAG
- a CDS encoding imm11 family protein: MSPDTTSRRKSAARRAPSRSARPPRYYDLHDDFRAPGRRELGDPVSLERKKKVDSVWLFTSGAPVRGLGKLRSTVRPPGQPLDFSLAGAGLTPVVHARVASIFRELAPNDVQLIPVEVEDCDEPYFIVVATRLVHCIDDRKCAEVHRYTDDDAPPDRMGHYRTVRGLRIDPTRTNGARVFRSWGWPVSLIVSESIKEAFEHAGVTGARFAEVTEPPPKKRRRKAQRKTRKSN; encoded by the coding sequence GTGTCACCCGACACGACCTCCCGCCGCAAGTCGGCTGCCCGCCGGGCGCCCTCCCGGTCGGCCCGTCCGCCGCGCTACTACGACTTGCACGACGACTTCCGCGCCCCCGGCCGGCGTGAGCTGGGGGACCCCGTGTCCCTGGAGCGGAAGAAGAAGGTGGACTCCGTCTGGCTGTTCACCTCCGGCGCCCCGGTGCGCGGCCTGGGGAAGCTGCGCTCCACCGTCCGGCCTCCGGGCCAGCCGCTCGACTTCTCCCTCGCGGGCGCGGGCCTCACCCCGGTGGTGCACGCGCGCGTGGCCTCCATCTTCCGCGAGCTGGCCCCGAACGACGTGCAGCTCATCCCCGTGGAGGTGGAGGACTGTGACGAGCCGTACTTCATCGTCGTCGCCACCCGGCTCGTGCACTGCATCGACGACCGCAAGTGCGCCGAGGTCCACCGCTACACCGACGACGATGCGCCACCCGACCGCATGGGTCATTACCGCACCGTGCGAGGCCTGAGAATCGACCCCACCCGGACGAATGGGGCCCGCGTCTTCCGCTCGTGGGGGTGGCCGGTGAGTCTCATTGTTTCAGAAAGCATCAAAGAAGCCTTCGAGCACGCAGGCGTCACCGGCGCCCGCTTCGCCGAGGTGACGGAGCCCCCGCCCAAGAAGCGGCGGCGAAAAGCTCAACGCAAGACACGCAAGTCGAACTGA
- a CDS encoding metallophosphoesterase family protein, producing MRIAVISDLHLGRRDAADHFGHDDSAFLRFLRFLENNFERIVLLGDIFETLTSRTPGRQVAELAAARAAHPDIVQRFSLPSYHYIHGNHDLVAGTVLGAPEQLLLEADGVRLLFTHGHHHDWVIRKARFLSEAAVWAGAWLRRMRLRAMFRMFQAMDTRLTNALPDPARCTFQQWALARAHDSGADIVVTGHTHRGMKVLHGSRMFLNSGTCSEGQFSFLSLDTRTAHYALHTKW from the coding sequence ATGCGCATCGCGGTGATTTCGGACCTGCACCTCGGCCGTCGGGACGCGGCGGACCACTTCGGCCACGACGACTCCGCCTTCTTGCGCTTCCTGCGCTTCCTGGAGAACAACTTCGAGCGCATCGTCCTGTTGGGCGACATCTTCGAGACGCTCACCTCGCGGACTCCGGGGAGGCAGGTGGCCGAGCTCGCCGCCGCCCGCGCGGCCCACCCGGACATCGTCCAGCGCTTCTCGCTGCCCAGCTACCACTACATCCACGGCAACCATGACCTGGTGGCCGGCACGGTGCTGGGCGCCCCCGAGCAGCTCCTCCTGGAGGCCGACGGGGTGAGGCTGCTGTTCACCCACGGGCACCATCACGACTGGGTCATCCGCAAGGCGCGCTTCCTGTCCGAGGCGGCGGTGTGGGCGGGGGCCTGGCTGCGGCGGATGCGGCTGCGGGCCATGTTCCGCATGTTCCAGGCGATGGACACGCGGCTGACGAACGCGCTGCCGGACCCGGCGCGCTGCACCTTCCAGCAGTGGGCCCTGGCGCGTGCGCACGACAGCGGCGCGGACATCGTCGTCACCGGGCACACGCACCGGGGCATGAAGGTGCTGCACGGCAGCCGCATGTTCCTGAACAGCGGCACGTGCTCGGAGGGCCAGTTCTCCTTCCTCAGCCTGGACACGCGCACCGCGCACTACGCCCTGCACACGAAGTGGTAG
- a CDS encoding DUF5916 domain-containing protein, whose product MHPRVVPLILCMLLLGAAPAHAQVPGPRRSVTAVRVEQPPVLDGVLDDAAWGQATFTTDFLQKEPDQGLPATLRTEVAFVYDGDALYVGARMFSDSPADIETVMTRRDESGVAERLILSFDTWNDRRTAYSFAVTAAGQRVDWFHPVDSEYERDFSFNPVWEARTRLTGEGWVAELRIPFSQLRFNDGDEQVWGLNLNRYIPRRNEDDFWVVVPRHVTGWSSWFGELTGVRGVRPSRRLELLPYVAGDWQVNAGQNPRAGTPYDARRDWAGRVGGDAKVGLGPNLTLDATVNPDFGQLEADPAVVNLTAFETFFEERRPFFTEGSQLFTGNGPTYFYSRRVGASPRLLADLQAQRDYVEAPRASTLWGAGKLTGRLASGLSVGALAAVTGHSYADVYDFDTAAEGRVKLEPFTGYGVVRVQQELGEGSVVGAMVTGVHRALTPQGLGESLAFNLPQQAYTAGADASFRLGAGGEYVLTAYAGGSYVSGTREAMVRLQRSSARYYQRPDQTYARLNPEATSLSGYTAGAVLERVSGRNWLWRVRGFAESPGFEINDVGRLQSADDLDAELSLTYRDTDPGRWLRGLEATLALYNDWNYGGVRQSTSVSSTVSVTFPNFWTAEVTTTYLPRALSDGLTRGGPLMQTGQGVDLIAEVSNAFSATTRWSLETKTWRYETGSHGFTLEGKLGVQPTRRLRLSVEPGVSRYTEEPQYVATVSGGRAETYGQRYVFGAVERQELFARLRADFFVTPDLSVELYAEPFASSGSYSRFGELFQPRGRALLRYDEASVTRADGKLRLVAPSGEAFEVDDPDFNLRSLRSNLVVRWEFRPGSTLFVVWQQDRSNNRALGRVLEPDALGNSFSAPGSHTFALKLAWWLPVK is encoded by the coding sequence ATGCATCCCCGAGTCGTCCCGCTCATCCTCTGCATGCTGCTCCTGGGGGCCGCGCCGGCCCATGCCCAGGTTCCAGGTCCTCGCCGGAGTGTGACGGCGGTGCGCGTGGAGCAGCCGCCCGTGTTGGACGGCGTGCTGGACGATGCGGCCTGGGGGCAGGCCACCTTCACCACCGACTTCCTCCAGAAGGAACCGGACCAGGGTCTACCCGCCACGCTGCGCACGGAAGTGGCATTCGTCTACGACGGCGACGCGCTCTATGTCGGCGCTCGGATGTTCAGCGATTCGCCAGCGGACATCGAGACGGTGATGACGCGGCGGGACGAGAGCGGCGTGGCCGAGCGGCTCATCCTCTCCTTCGACACCTGGAATGACCGGCGCACGGCCTACAGCTTCGCGGTGACGGCCGCGGGCCAGCGCGTGGACTGGTTCCACCCGGTGGACAGCGAGTACGAGCGCGACTTCTCCTTCAACCCGGTGTGGGAGGCGCGCACCCGGCTGACGGGCGAGGGCTGGGTGGCGGAGCTGCGCATTCCCTTCTCCCAACTGCGCTTCAACGACGGGGACGAGCAGGTGTGGGGCCTCAACCTCAACCGCTACATCCCTCGCCGCAATGAAGACGACTTCTGGGTGGTGGTGCCGCGCCATGTCACCGGTTGGTCATCGTGGTTCGGTGAGCTGACGGGCGTGCGGGGCGTGCGGCCGTCGCGCCGGCTGGAGCTGCTGCCCTATGTGGCGGGGGACTGGCAGGTGAATGCCGGGCAGAACCCGCGCGCGGGCACGCCCTACGACGCGCGGCGAGACTGGGCGGGCCGGGTGGGTGGCGACGCGAAGGTGGGCCTGGGCCCCAACCTCACGCTGGACGCCACGGTGAATCCGGACTTCGGGCAGCTCGAGGCGGACCCGGCGGTGGTGAACCTCACCGCCTTCGAGACCTTCTTCGAGGAGCGCCGTCCCTTCTTCACGGAGGGCAGCCAGCTCTTCACCGGCAACGGGCCCACGTATTTCTATTCGCGCCGCGTCGGCGCCTCGCCGCGCCTGCTCGCGGACCTGCAGGCACAGCGGGACTACGTGGAGGCGCCCCGGGCGAGCACGCTGTGGGGCGCGGGGAAGCTCACCGGACGGCTGGCATCGGGCCTGTCCGTGGGCGCGCTGGCGGCCGTCACCGGCCACAGCTACGCGGACGTCTACGACTTCGACACGGCCGCAGAGGGCCGGGTGAAGCTGGAGCCCTTCACCGGCTACGGCGTGGTGCGCGTGCAGCAGGAGCTGGGCGAGGGCTCGGTGGTGGGCGCCATGGTGACGGGCGTGCACCGCGCGCTGACGCCGCAGGGCCTGGGCGAGAGCCTCGCCTTCAACCTGCCCCAGCAGGCATACACGGCGGGCGCGGACGCGTCCTTCCGGCTGGGCGCGGGCGGCGAGTACGTGCTCACGGCCTACGCGGGCGGCAGCTACGTGAGCGGCACGCGCGAGGCGATGGTGCGCCTGCAGCGCTCCAGCGCGCGGTACTACCAGCGGCCGGACCAGACGTACGCGCGGCTGAATCCGGAGGCCACGTCGCTGTCGGGCTACACCGCGGGCGCGGTGCTGGAGCGGGTGAGCGGCCGGAACTGGCTGTGGCGCGTGCGCGGCTTCGCGGAGTCACCGGGCTTCGAAATCAACGACGTGGGCCGGCTCCAGTCGGCGGACGATTTGGACGCGGAGCTGAGCCTCACGTACCGGGACACGGACCCGGGCCGGTGGCTGCGCGGCCTGGAGGCGACGCTGGCGCTGTACAACGACTGGAACTACGGCGGCGTGCGCCAGTCCACCAGCGTGTCCTCGACGGTGAGCGTCACCTTCCCCAACTTCTGGACGGCGGAGGTGACGACCACGTACCTGCCGCGTGCGCTGTCAGACGGGCTGACGCGCGGCGGGCCGCTGATGCAGACGGGGCAGGGCGTGGACCTCATCGCGGAAGTGTCCAACGCCTTCAGCGCGACGACGCGCTGGAGTCTCGAGACGAAGACGTGGCGCTACGAGACGGGCAGTCACGGCTTCACCCTGGAGGGCAAGCTGGGCGTGCAGCCCACGCGGCGGCTGCGCCTGTCGGTGGAGCCGGGCGTGTCGCGCTACACGGAAGAGCCGCAGTACGTGGCCACGGTGTCCGGTGGCCGGGCGGAGACGTACGGCCAGCGCTACGTCTTCGGCGCGGTGGAGCGTCAGGAGTTGTTCGCTCGGCTGCGCGCGGACTTCTTCGTCACGCCGGACCTGAGCGTGGAGTTGTACGCGGAGCCCTTCGCGTCCAGCGGGAGCTACAGCCGCTTCGGGGAGTTGTTCCAGCCCCGGGGCCGCGCACTGCTCCGCTACGACGAGGCGAGCGTCACGCGCGCCGACGGCAAGCTGCGACTGGTGGCCCCCTCGGGGGAGGCCTTCGAGGTGGATGACCCGGACTTCAACCTGCGCTCGCTGCGCAGCAACCTGGTGGTGCGCTGGGAGTTCCGGCCGGGCAGCACGCTCTTCGTGGTGTGGCAGCAGGACCGCTCCAATAACCGTGCGCTGGGACGCGTGCTGGAGCCGGACGCGCTGGGCAACAGCTTCTCCGCGCCGGGCAGCCACACGTTCGCGTTGAAGCTGGCCTGGTGGCTGCCGGTGAAGTGA
- a CDS encoding tetratricopeptide repeat protein codes for MRHHSLRSLLLLATLLMGCSSGVRVNVLEPARVNVGPAKRLVLVQAEGQSTVQSSIARELELQTRQIGYFAFTDQTYAGARVNVSGEKVELQGDQAVALKPGEIGLRIDVLGWDADLQRGQLVAMDANGKIGARRPSRRELYAATLILGVTAFNAEGKVLAQDEYSGRFETARAGFLLRTATEQLVDRMLQDLTPRHVSHFLKLDDGDEAQRAIIQVAEQGELEQAIRQFKGYTEQHPDNAAGWYNLAVLLDASGDYRQAMHHYSRAISLTSKDSYAEMRDACVRRQAMRLAMRE; via the coding sequence ATGCGCCACCACTCGCTGCGTTCGCTGTTGCTGCTGGCCACGCTGTTGATGGGTTGTTCCTCGGGAGTCCGGGTCAACGTCCTCGAGCCGGCGCGCGTGAATGTGGGCCCCGCGAAGCGGCTCGTCCTGGTGCAGGCGGAGGGCCAGTCCACCGTGCAGAGCTCCATCGCCAGGGAGCTGGAGCTGCAGACTCGGCAGATTGGCTACTTCGCCTTCACGGACCAGACCTATGCGGGCGCGAGGGTGAACGTCTCCGGGGAGAAGGTGGAGCTGCAGGGCGACCAGGCCGTGGCCTTGAAGCCGGGGGAGATTGGCCTGCGCATCGACGTGCTCGGCTGGGACGCGGACCTGCAGAGGGGGCAGCTCGTGGCGATGGACGCGAACGGCAAGATTGGAGCGAGGAGGCCGTCGCGCAGGGAGCTCTATGCCGCGACGCTCATCCTGGGGGTGACGGCCTTCAACGCCGAGGGCAAGGTGCTCGCGCAGGATGAGTACTCGGGCCGGTTCGAGACGGCGCGGGCCGGCTTCCTGCTGCGCACGGCGACGGAGCAGTTGGTGGACCGCATGCTCCAGGACCTCACCCCGCGCCATGTCTCCCACTTCCTGAAGCTGGACGACGGGGATGAAGCGCAGAGGGCCATCATCCAGGTGGCGGAGCAGGGTGAGCTCGAGCAGGCCATCCGTCAGTTCAAGGGCTACACCGAGCAGCATCCGGACAATGCGGCGGGCTGGTACAACCTCGCCGTCCTGCTGGACGCGAGCGGCGACTACCGGCAGGCCATGCATCACTACTCGCGCGCCATCTCCCTGACGTCGAAGGACTCCTATGCGGAGATGCGGGACGCGTGTGTGCGCCGGCAGGCGATGCGTCTGGCGATGCGGGAGTGA
- a CDS encoding SPFH domain-containing protein, with translation MKAAPTTYVMQFAGGNVVREGAGLAFFYWKPSATLVSVPVSSADVPFAFNEVTRDFQAVTLQGQLTYRVADPKRLASLLDYSVGPSGRYRSDDPEKLAERLVQVAQVRARTVVQGMPLREVLVHTDTIEAQVLAALAGAEPVRSLGVEVMAFSLLSVKPTPEMARALEAEAREALQRSADEAIYARRNAAVEQERRIKESELATELAVEERQRQIREARMSADIAVEEQRSALMERWSQNERQAADARAYALEKTLAPVRGVDWKTLMATSASGGDPALNIALAFREMAENAQRIGELNVSPDLLHSLVSKPARPPPVPKQEGPRER, from the coding sequence ATGAAGGCGGCACCGACGACGTACGTGATGCAGTTCGCGGGGGGCAATGTGGTCCGCGAGGGGGCGGGGCTCGCCTTCTTCTACTGGAAGCCGTCCGCGACGCTGGTCTCGGTGCCGGTGTCGAGCGCGGACGTCCCCTTCGCCTTCAACGAGGTGACGCGGGACTTCCAGGCGGTGACGCTGCAGGGGCAGCTCACGTACCGCGTGGCGGACCCGAAGCGGCTGGCGTCGCTGCTGGACTACTCGGTGGGGCCGTCCGGGCGCTACCGCTCGGACGACCCGGAGAAGCTGGCGGAGCGGCTGGTGCAGGTGGCGCAGGTGCGCGCGCGCACGGTGGTGCAGGGCATGCCGCTGCGTGAGGTGCTGGTGCACACGGACACCATCGAGGCGCAGGTGCTCGCGGCCCTGGCCGGAGCGGAGCCGGTGCGCTCGCTGGGCGTGGAGGTGATGGCCTTCTCGCTGCTGTCGGTGAAGCCGACACCGGAGATGGCGCGGGCGCTGGAGGCGGAGGCGCGCGAAGCCTTGCAGCGCTCGGCGGACGAGGCCATCTACGCGCGCCGCAACGCGGCCGTGGAGCAGGAGCGCCGCATCAAGGAAAGCGAGCTGGCCACGGAGCTGGCGGTGGAGGAGCGGCAGCGCCAGATTCGCGAGGCGAGGATGTCGGCGGACATCGCGGTGGAGGAGCAGCGCTCGGCGCTGATGGAGCGCTGGAGTCAGAACGAGCGCCAGGCCGCGGACGCGCGTGCCTACGCGCTGGAGAAGACGCTGGCGCCGGTGCGCGGAGTGGACTGGAAGACGCTGATGGCCACGTCGGCGAGTGGCGGAGACCCGGCGCTGAACATCGCGCTCGCCTTCCGGGAGATGGCGGAGAACGCGCAGCGCATCGGCGAATTGAACGTGTCGCCAGACCTGCTGCACTCGCTGGTGTCGAAGCCCGCGCGGCCCCCGCCCGTGCCCAAGCAGGAGGGCCCGCGCGAGCGCTGA
- a CDS encoding NAD+ kinase: MYEKIVLVTRRTRLAGLVERFNTKKQAKFYVEHAGQDFEEFSREDEAYRRAVDTLRDSLGLGLPVQQVDRGLVPTFLFTGKEIVVVAGQDGLVANVAKYVGEQPLVGVNPDPERFDGVLLPYRVAGARAAVRRVLEAKAGFRQVTLAEACLEDGQRLLAFNDLFIGAKTHVSARYRLRFSGKEEAQSSSGVLVSTGAGSSGWLSSVFTLARSLTQQTGGVPGQPWKLGWEEPKLAFVVREPFISRHSAADVVGGFVTAEHELVLESRMASGGVIFSDGVEEDFLKFGAGATARIRPAKQRARLVVG, translated from the coding sequence ATGTACGAGAAGATTGTCCTCGTCACCCGCCGCACGCGGCTGGCGGGGCTGGTGGAGCGCTTCAACACGAAGAAGCAGGCGAAGTTCTACGTGGAGCACGCGGGGCAGGACTTCGAGGAGTTCTCCCGCGAGGACGAGGCCTACCGCCGCGCGGTGGACACGCTGCGGGACTCGCTGGGCCTGGGGCTACCGGTGCAGCAGGTGGACCGGGGCCTCGTGCCCACCTTCCTCTTCACGGGGAAGGAAATCGTCGTGGTGGCGGGGCAGGACGGGCTGGTGGCCAACGTGGCGAAGTACGTGGGAGAGCAGCCGCTGGTGGGCGTGAATCCGGACCCGGAGCGCTTCGACGGCGTGCTGCTGCCGTACCGCGTAGCGGGCGCGCGCGCGGCGGTGCGGCGTGTGTTGGAGGCCAAGGCGGGCTTCCGGCAGGTGACGCTGGCGGAGGCGTGCCTGGAGGACGGGCAGCGGCTGCTCGCCTTCAACGACTTGTTCATCGGCGCGAAGACGCACGTGTCGGCGCGCTACCGGCTGCGCTTCAGCGGCAAGGAGGAGGCGCAGTCGTCCAGTGGCGTGCTGGTGTCCACGGGGGCGGGCTCCAGCGGGTGGCTGTCGTCTGTCTTCACGCTGGCGAGGAGCCTGACGCAGCAGACGGGCGGAGTGCCGGGGCAGCCGTGGAAGCTGGGGTGGGAGGAGCCGAAGCTGGCCTTCGTGGTGCGAGAGCCCTTCATCAGCCGTCACTCGGCGGCGGACGTGGTGGGCGGCTTCGTGACGGCGGAGCACGAACTGGTGCTGGAGTCGCGGATGGCGTCGGGCGGCGTCATCTTCAGCGACGGCGTGGAAGAGGACTTCCTCAAGTTCGGCGCGGGCGCCACCGCGCGCATCCGCCCCGCGAAGCAGCGCGCGCGACTGGTGGTGGGCTGA